The Arachis duranensis cultivar V14167 chromosome 9, aradu.V14167.gnm2.J7QH, whole genome shotgun sequence genomic sequence attaataataaagtattatatttttatatttcaattgaTGTCATTAACGCGCAGTTGACCACGGTTGACCAATCCGATTTAGTTGCAGTTTGCACTGATTTTGACCGGTTCAAACGAGTTTGATCATTTTTTTAAACGGTTAGAATATTAAATCGAACTGGATAAAGATTCGGTTCATCAGTTTTTCGTTTAAACCGACCAGttcaacttatttttttataactatgattaaaatatatattttatattaaaattaataataaaatattatatttttatatttcaattacCATTTTGTATATTATACAGTGTTATTTTTagggttaagtacttttttcgtcccTAAGATCTTGGGTCaaaaccaaaatcgtacttgacctttttttctttttaatatcattctcaacattacaaaacattataaaataGTCATTTCTCTAACTTTTGGACCAAAATACCCTTCACCATTAATTCTACCCTTAaacctcattttttctttttctttcaacaacCACAAACAAAGAGGAGGGAGagcaagaaacaaagaaaaaaaaaatagagggGGGGCTGGAGAACTAAggggaaaagaagagaagaagaggaagaaaaaggcaTCGCCCGACTGAATCCCGTTTTGACTCTCCTTCGACGCTGACTCCTTCTCCATCGCGCTTTTTCTCTCGCAGCACCGGCCTGCGTTCTTCCTCCTCACAGCATCGCATCTCCGTTCTGCCTCCTACAGTGTCGCATCTTCATTCTGCCTCCTTGCCGCATCGCACCTCCTTTCTACCTCCTTACAATCAACTTTGTTCTACCTCCTTGTTGTCGTGACATCGTCTGCTTCTCTGTTCTACTTTCTGGAGCTCACCTCGTTCCAAATCTATTCATGTAGCTAGCTCTTCCCCTCTTCAGTGACTAAATTTGTgtcattaattataaaaaaatttggtttattttttaattttgacatgAAGTTTTTAATTGTTACAGATGGTTCGATTATTGCTAAATTTTTGTTGCTACTTCATTTACTAATTTGCAATCTTAtcatttttgttgttaattttaGATTTGAAATCATAGTTGatgattattaaattattgtGTTATCTGAAATTTCTTTCGATTTATTTTGTGGTTGTTGCTGTTAGTACACCTGTATTGGAAGTTAGTGGTTTTTTTAAGTATGAAAAAAGGGAGAGGACGGATTGGGAAGGAAACGATTGGGGATAGTTGGTGGGGTAAAatcatccaatttttttttgtgaaaatgacgagtttataatattttgtaacgttgagcataatattaataaaaacaaaatcaggaataattttgatttgatccGAGACTTTAGAAAAAAAACGTCCCTAAGGTTTGAgaccaaaatcaaaatcatccccgacaaaaataacaaaacgtTACAAAATTGTTcttttctactttaattttattttttttaccaaattacccttaataattaatataaataacaaaaataatattaaaaaataaaaacaaaaccctCCCCCTCCCCCCAACTCCCGTATCTCAGTAATCACAGACACTAGCATCGCCAAAATCACTTCAAGCTCTTAATATATCAAAATCTGAGAGAGAACATATCCAAACTAAGATCAATTGCACATATTCCCcacaagacaaataaaaaatcttGAACACTTGGAGGATCCTACAACAATAAACCTACTCAAATTTCCTCCTTCTTCCCATTTTCCAAATTGAATATATCAACGATTCCAACCCTTAATTCTCCGGTAAAATCGACCAATTTAGAGACTGctgatgattgaatttttgacggtttagaatttcacaaatgaaatctcgttgaagtatagtctctaaaccaacaatagtcctctcatacaaaaatttgtttgtcacaagtacaaacccctaaatttataaaccgaagtattgaacctcgggtcgttctccctaggaattacaataaagtgtcttgttattggtttgagttgttttggggttttgataagaggcgtgaaagtaaatggcaatgaaagtaaactaacaactataaaagactcttggcaaggtatgaaaactagaagtcctatcctagttatccttctcaattgtgatgagaattgttcattactaccacttagttaacctctaaccatgaagggaagtcaagtggatgaatcaatttgattcctcaagtactaatcaactcctaaaggaaagactagctttagaggcattcaaatcaattagcaacttctaattatcaatcaacaaaggaattagataactcaagagtcactaactactctacctaggccaagaggaacaaaacctacactaaaacccaaccaagcatttcatcaaacacttggaaggcataaaagaaaagcatagtaaattgataacaagaatagaatctaacaacaattattgcaaagaattaatcaacaacaatcaaggaaatcacaattatcatgaattacctcaaattgcattattgaaagaaaacaaagggcaacaatctatccaaaacaaaataaagaattacaattattaaagcatataactagaaagagagagaggagaagattaagaattggtaaatgaaaagtgaatcaaagcatgaattaaacctagatctaagaagagagatcaacctaaacctaatcctaattctagagagaagtgagagcttctatctctaaaactaactctaattATGCTATATACTAAATCCAATGATAATCCTCTTCCTCCTAATAATGTCTTCCCCttaatccttgatccttttttTCCTTCTAGCAGCATTTGgtgccaaaatgggttcagaaaccctctcaaatcgccaggcacgtgttgcattaatgaggtcatgtgccgtcatcgacgcgtgcgctcacggtacgcgtgcgcgtccctggcctgcttcgcaatgtgcgcgcgagcgccttgtgcgcgtgcgcgtgcatggcctAGATCAATTCCtttgtcttttgtgcttctctccatttgcatgcttccttccttgctcctttgatccatgacttaagcacaaatatgggagagataacaaaaccatgctaattcataggctaaatgtaacaaaaggttatcaaaacactctaaactcaatacaaaataaaccgtcaaattggggtttgtcaactgCACCGTCCTCAACCACTTGAAATCGTCCACATTCCCCTAATTTCCGGTTTTTGCATCAAGACCAGCACCACGAAACCCATCACGCAGCCCTCAACGTCCTCAATGAAGACTAAACCCATCACGGGCCCAACGTAAACCCTAGAATTCTTCCGCCTGTGAATAAAGAGCGTCCTCACACAACCAATTATCCTAACCTCGCAGGAATTGAGATCAGACACCGTGAATTCTCCAACCTCCGATCCCCTAAAATTACCCACCAAAAGCTCGCTGGATTTGTTCCTGAACCCCGGGGAGTCACGATTGAGAGGTAGGGGCTATTTGGATTCTTGTGGAGTAAcagtgttgttgttgttgttgttggtagtGTCTTTCTTGGTGGTAGCCATGTTCTTGAAGGAGAACTTCTTCTTAGGGAGAAGTTGGAAGATGAGAGTTTCTAAGGTGTGTTTTAAATCGGTGATGGTTTTTAGGAAGGATCGAACGTCGTAGGAGGGAAGGAAGTAGGAGTTTTCTGCAATAAGCTTCTCCAAATGGGAGATTGATGTTGAGATTTGTTCGAAATGGGGTTTGAACTGCGATGGGtcagaagagaaaagagaatggGAGTGAGTGAATTGGGATTCAATGGAGGATTTCAGGTTGGAGAATCGGGTGAGGAAGGATGATGTGGACTCGAAGGCAGGGGATGAAGATGATTCCGATTCGTTGTTATTGTCTGAACGGGATTGGTGGCGTTTGTTGAGCCGTTCCACCATTGACGAGTACTTCTTCTGTAGTGCTGCCTCtgcttcttctttgctttcttccatCTATATCGTTTACGGTTATCCCTCTGCACTTCCCGTTACTGAAATCAAATGATACCacatcaattaaatttttatgtaagGATAAAATTGTCCACAAAATGTTGTTCTTGGACAAAAGGACGATTTTTTAACGTTTTGTAATGTtgagaatgattttaataaaaaaaaaagttgaggacgattttgattttgacccaaAACCTTAAAGACGAAAAGAATACTTAACCCGAAAAAAAGTATTtaactcttatttttattttaaaataatttattttagtataaatgctatataataattactaaattcaattatttttaatagaaaattttattattttgttatataaagttacaaaattGCATGCACTAGTAATTATATATCAGATCGTTTCAGTTAAACtaactattatttattataaaatcatTCATTTACGGTGACACAGCGATGTGTATCGTGTTCAACTTTTCATAAACACCAAGCAGTAATATATAAGTATAATAGCATATCCATTAACCTTTCGCAAATTGCATGTCTTAATAATTTATAAGTATATATAAGTATAATTAGACAATGTCATTTAAGTGTCtctttttagttttgtttttattaagttaattgtttatttttaattttaaataatttattagttagtttatatttattatattagttcaaaaataagttattagtaaaaataataatgattatgaaaaaggaaaatgtgttctaattaaagaaaaatgtatttttgtctttttattcaaatttgtAGATATTCAACTAACGTGAGGCGGGTGGTTACTTTTGATTAACTAGCTATTAGACTTACATGCATACATGAgactaaacataaaataataatgtaattttttaagtaGTGAACATGTATCCTTGAATGCATTTAATTTGAGTCACAAATTGCTCCCTTTTAAATAATACATTTATGCatgtatatacataatatataataaaaaataaaaaattaaattttactcttttttttaaagatgttaaaataacactttcttttcttttatttgtaaaatatacaCTCTCCtctcttataatttttaaaaaacctcttttttaatctattttaaatttttttgtgttaattaacgttaattttatcaatttaaaaaaaataaattattttttataaaaacaccttagtaaaaattttacttttttgtgATTAAATTTAGTTTATCAAAATACcctttaacaaattatttttctaacgattaaattgtattttttcataatatttttttaaaaaaatttaatgattaaatttttttttctaagacatcctacaataattttttaattattaaggaACTTGCTTTGTAAAGATGTGAATGAATGagatgttattttttaaatttgaatttatccATCTCgacttatttttaaattttgataaagttaataattttcaatagttttataaaaaaaattatttattaatattaattgttatacatattaacagatttttttaatttaatattaaaataatatacattgatatcgaaaaattaatagtaaagtacaaaaataattattaacaaaaactttggtaaaatcacaatttaataattaaaaaattattgaaaggtACTTTAAAAAAaggtattattaaaaaaattttaaatgaatattttgataaaaatacaatttaatcagtaaaaaaataatttattaaagggtattttggtaaataaatttaatcacaaaaaaataaaatttttactaaaaagtattttgtaaaaaataattttttaaaaaaatagataaaattaatcttagttaacataaaaaatttaaaatgaattaaaaaaagaatttttaaaaattataaagaagagaaatatatattttataaataaaagagaaaaaattatcattttagcATCTTTTAGAGAATTGAGTaaaattttctcaaaaataaaaCATAGTTACTATCTTATACAAGCAGGCAATTGATGACTCAAATAGTCCAATCTTTTAAGGATTTGAGTTCGGTTTAAAACTATTTAATTAAACTTTACACATATACTAAAAAGAATATgcattagaataataaaaaaatcaattaatttagaATTCTTTGAGATGTAGTGTAATGAATTtccacctatatatatatacaacgtAACTCTCCATGACTCCATCTCCCAAAATTGATACACAAAAACTATTGAGATTATTAAGAATAATTATCAAGTGTTCGATCGATAGATCATCATGACTAACAAGTTAATAACCAagacaaatcttttttcaattttcctTCTGGTTTCAGGTTGATATATCTCTATTATTCCTAAACCTATCAATATTATTCTACATCAAGATTATTAAATGTGTTCTTTAACTCTTTGCATGCAGCTATCTCGATAACACTTCATCAAGTGGCTGAAGGCGTAACGATTTGTAGAGATCAATGGGAGGTTACTACTAACTGCGACGATTTTAACATTTGTCGCAATAAATGTTTGAAACTTCATCCGGGGCCCATGACATGGCCACGTTGCTTAGATTTCTTAGAAACTTTCTATTGTATCTGTGAATTCTCTTGCTGATTATTTAGTACATTTTAACATGGGTTTTGCCTACAATAATTTTACATGTTGCTATTACAAAATGATAATGGAGAGAAAAAGAGATTTAAATAGTTCTCATTTCATTTCTGGTTGTATTGCTGATATTGTATCGAATGAATAGACAAATGTCTATTGAAAGTCAATATTAATATTAgccaatattttaaatttttttgtattaatattAGCcaatattttagattttttatagtattagaatttaaaaattaagtttaaaatttagaatttaaattttagtatttagagTTGATTAAGTATtgatcaacaataataaattttgtttattatgcAACACTACTCTTATTTAATATAACTCGCATTTCTTTTCATATCTAAAGCTTGTCCAATGCAACAGATATGTTCAAGAAGGTGAAAATCAAAGTGTTGAAGAGAAAGAATAAGATAGTAGAAGAAATGCAAACTAACTAATGAACGTTCTATTTCTCAATCTTCTCtcattttttcttattcttcttcttttgttaaCCCTGCCTTTTTCATATGCCCAAAGGCTATAGAGACTTGTTACAACTCAAGAATTAGAATGCCCACTAAAATTACTTTTAGCTATAGGGTTACTTTGTAATAATTTCTGACTGCAGAATAtagagttttaattttttttttttttgttacttgaACCAATACAAtatgcattttattttcatgcgcGTTGTTATAATTCCACCTTGATGTGTAGTGAGAAATCGAAAATCATACTAAGTGCTAGGAAGGaagagtgatggagaagaggaTTTTGCGAGAAATTGATGAAAAGTAATTAGTAATGGAGAACGGAATTTAGATTGAAAAGTTGAG encodes the following:
- the LOC107465105 gene encoding tubulin-folding cofactor C-like, with the translated sequence MEESKEEAEAALQKKYSSMVERLNKRHQSRSDNNNESESSSSPAFESTSSFLTRFSNLKSSIESQFTHSHSLFSSDPSQFKPHFEQISTSISHLEKLIAENSYFLPSYDVRSFLKTITDLKHTLETLIFQLLPKKKFSFKNMATTKKDTTNNNNNNTVTPQESK